CGAAGTCGGCAGCTATGGTTTGGTTGACCGGGCTCTGTCGATCGACGGAACCTTCGACAGCAACGGCATCTATGTCTTTGACCATCGCCCGTTTCTAAACCCAACCTTGACGGTTGCGCTGGTCGACGATTTCACCGGGCAAGCGGGCGTAACCGACTTGGACGGCGATGACGACGGAATCATCGACAACTTGGCATCGATTTCCAATGTCAGGGACGCCATCGGTATCACTGACAGTAGTGATACACAGAACAACCTTACCTATGGTCAACAACTGGGCGGTGCGGATTTCGCGTTCACCGGGGACGAACCACGATTAGTTTTCCGCGATGCCAGTGTGGGTGACTGGTACGCGATTAACAGTCCTGACAACGGCCAGATCTTTAACTTGAACGGTCGCGACATCGCCGGCGATGTTTCGTTTTCCGGTGACGCGTTTTCACCGTCGATCGGGCAGATCAATCCGACCGCGGTTCCCGAACCCACATCGATGGCGGGTCTGGGTTCGTTGTGCGTCGTCGCGGTCGGCTGGTTTCGCCGACGCAAAAACACAACGCCGGTCGTCAGTTCATGCTGAACGGCGGCGGGAACTGATCGCTTCGGTTGGCGCGTATCATGCTGCCGACCGATTGTGATTTCTGTTCCTGCTGTTCTTCGATCGAAACCGAATGCAGCTGAATTTTTCCGCTGCGTAGATACTGAATCAGCAAAGCCGCTCGCTTGTCGACGTCGGGTTCGGCCAACAACTGAATCTTTTCGTCCACTTCGAACGGCATCGTGTAACTGATGATGTCCGTGATGGGGCCCAGAGTCATTTGCCCCGCCATCAGATCGTGCAGGTTTTTCTGCACGTTGGCGCTCTGGGGGATGATCGACGCGAAGGCACGCAACAGATCGTCTTTCAATTCATTACGAAGGGCGACGTTGGCCGGCGGATAGTAGTCGTCCATCACATCGACCGACGCCGTACGGAACGTGCGACCGGTATCGATTTCATCGATCATCGTCGCGCGTTTCATTCCCACCAAAAGGATGTTGTGCCGATCGCCTTCCAATTCGGTGTGTGAAACGATCCGTCCGATGCACAATGTTTCTTCGACCGCGGGCCCGACGACCGGCGACTTGCCCGATTTCAAATCGATGCTTTTGCCGGACTTCACCGTTGCCATCGCGATCAAATGATCCGATGCCAAGGCATCACGCAGCATGTCACAGTATCGCGGTTCGAAAATGTGCAGCGGCTGCATTGCATGAGGAAACACGACCAATTCCGGCAGCGGGAACATGCGAACCCGCTGGTCGAAATCGTCTGGCAAATTGGTGATATCAGACCAGTCGTGCATCGAATTCGACTCGGTTTACTTTCGGCGACACACCGACATCCATCTTGAACTAGACCGACGGACCCGGTTGACGATTTTGGATACTCAGTTCGGCTTCCTCATCATCCTGTCCGTATGTCAAGACCGATTGGACTTGATAGGGTGACAAACGTGCGGCGCCGCCGAGGACCTCTAGATGAATCAAGAAAGAGCAGCCGACGATTTCGGCGTCGCACTTTTCCAACAAACGACAACACGCTTCCATCGTGCCACCGGTGGCCAATAGGTCATCGACTAACAGCACCCGTTGGCCCTTTTTCACACCGTCGACGTGAACCTGCAGTTCATCGGTGCCATATTCCAGTTCGTAGGCAAAGGAGTGCATGTCAAACGGCAGTTTGCCGGGTTTCCGGATCGGCACGAAACCGGCGTTCAGCTTCATCGCCAACGGCGCCGCAAAGATGAAACCGCGAGCCTCGGCCGCCGCGATGACTTCCACGCCGGCATCGATAAAGGGGGCCGCCATCGCATCGACCGCAGCCGTCAGGGCTTCGGGATTCGCCAGCATGGGCGTGATGTCTCGGAACAAGATGCCCGGTTTGGGGAAATCCGGAATGTCTCGGACGTATTGGCGAAGTGATTCCATGGATATTGATACTTGTCAGGATCGATTCGGCGTTCGGTCCGAGGTGTATCGCAACGCATGTGTCGCAACGCGACACCATCGTCGATCGACAAACGGGCGGACGCCGGCGGGAATTTTGTTTCGGTCGCCTCTAGGATACCCGTAACACCGCGAATCGTCTTGCCCGCGACGGCCGAACCCGAGGTGAAACTTGTGTGTGCCACCACTCGGGCTCGTCCGCCCTGAAACCCCGCCAATGGCCGCTATCGCGATGTCCGTTGACACCCTGGGACGAATTTTTCTACCGTCACGCTACCGAGTTTCCGGCGTTCCATCGATGGCAATGAAGCCGTATGGCCCGCCCGAACCATTCCGAGTCCCCGTCCCACGGAACCAGCCACAGTCGCGACCGCCCCAGCCATGGAAGGTGATTTCCATCCGAATCGTGGACGCCCATGGTGTCGCTGGCGGACCGATCGGGATTGGCAAGTTCCGCATCGCCGGTCTCGGGCATGTCGTCAACGATGGCCCTTGATCTGGCTGGCGATTCTTCTGGCCGCTGGACCGGGTTGTTCGACAACCAAATACCTGGTCGACCGCAACGTCCGCGACAATCCGCTCAGCCGCCCGCTGAACTTGATGCGACTGAGCGGGCCGAAAGTCAGCGATCGGACCTGGAGCACGCTTCGCCGCTACGGCCTGGAAAGCAATTATCAGACAGACTGTCGAACCTGCCTTTCCAACATTCGCCGGCTAATCCACGAGACCCCCGATCCGGAATTGGTCTACGCGCTAAGCGAATTGGCGTACGTCGAAGGGAAGAAATCAGAACGCACCGGCGAGGTCAGCGATGCCTTGAATCACTACGGCATCGCACTAACCAACAGCTATGACTATCTGTTTTCCGACGCCTATAGCAACACGCGGAACCCGTATGACCCCCAGTTCCGATCGGTGTGCAATTTGTACAACGAATCGCTGGAAGACACCCTGCGTTTGCTTTGTCGCGAGAATCGATTCCAACCCGGTCAAACCTATACCATTCGCACGCCAGAACGAGAATTCATCGTCCGCACGGAAATGCGGGGTGCATGGAAACCGTCCGAATTTGAACGTTATGAGTTCGTCAGCGACTACGACATTCAAACCCTGCGGAACCGACACACGACCTATGGGCTGGGTGTTCCGCTGATCGCCGTCCGGCGCGCGGGATCGGAAAGCGATCACCGCGAAGGCTATTACCCCGAAGGCCTCAGCTATGCGGTGACCGCGATGATGCGATGCCCGACGCCGCGAGAGGATCGAAAACCTGGCGAAACTCCGGTCTGCGTTTTGGAGTTCTTTGACCCACTGCAGGCCAATCAAATTCAACTCGCCAACCACTGGGTGCCGCTGGAAACCGACCTGACCACCCCATTGGCGTTCTTTCTGGACAGCCCGGAATACCGCGAACGCGATCGCCCCACATTGGGTCTGGTTCGTCCCAACATGGTGGAAGAAAACCGCGGCATCTTCATGTTGGAACCCTACGACCCGAACCGTATCCCGGTGTTGATGGTCCACGGGCTTTGGTCCAGCCCGATCACCTGGATGGACATGTTCAATGATTTGCGCAGTTTTCCCGAGATTCGGGAACGTTATCAGTTCTGGTTCTATCTGTACCCGTCCGGACAACCGTTCTGGCTAAGCGCGACTCAATTGCGCACCGACTTGGCTGAAATGCGGCAAACGTTCGACCCGATGGGCGATGACCGACCACTGGATGACATGGTCTTGGTGGGGCACAGCATGGGCGGGCTGCTGAGCCGGTTTCAAACGATCGAGAGCGAAGACAAGTTTTGGAAAATCATCAGCGACCGTCCGCCGGAAGAACTGCAAGGTCCTGAAGATCAAAAGGCCAAGTTGGTCAGCGCAATGTTCTTTCACCCCAACCAATCGGTCAGTCGGGTGATCACCATCGGCACGCCGCACCGCGGCAGCGACTTTGCCAACAGCATCACCAAATGGCTGGGCGAGACGTTCATTAAA
The Crateriforma spongiae DNA segment above includes these coding regions:
- a CDS encoding esterase/lipase family protein; translated protein: MLLAAGPGCSTTKYLVDRNVRDNPLSRPLNLMRLSGPKVSDRTWSTLRRYGLESNYQTDCRTCLSNIRRLIHETPDPELVYALSELAYVEGKKSERTGEVSDALNHYGIALTNSYDYLFSDAYSNTRNPYDPQFRSVCNLYNESLEDTLRLLCRENRFQPGQTYTIRTPEREFIVRTEMRGAWKPSEFERYEFVSDYDIQTLRNRHTTYGLGVPLIAVRRAGSESDHREGYYPEGLSYAVTAMMRCPTPREDRKPGETPVCVLEFFDPLQANQIQLANHWVPLETDLTTPLAFFLDSPEYRERDRPTLGLVRPNMVEENRGIFMLEPYDPNRIPVLMVHGLWSSPITWMDMFNDLRSFPEIRERYQFWFYLYPSGQPFWLSATQLRTDLAEMRQTFDPMGDDRPLDDMVLVGHSMGGLLSRFQTIESEDKFWKIISDRPPEELQGPEDQKAKLVSAMFFHPNQSVSRVITIGTPHRGSDFANSITKWLGETFIKLPNMAMSVGRTMVGANPGLFRNSHLLTEATAIDSLAPESPIFEVMLAAERSPQTRYHNIIGVLKDPPLIVGSKHKGDGVVEYASATMNDVESELVVDADHVSLHMTGQAIFEVRRILLKHLQEFDAKNRVALQTESGPGSNTEPAHLATPIRQASDISAATATR
- a CDS encoding PEP-CTERM sorting domain-containing protein (PEP-CTERM proteins occur, often in large numbers, in the proteomes of bacteria that also encode an exosortase, a predicted intramembrane cysteine proteinase. The presence of a PEP-CTERM domain at a protein's C-terminus predicts cleavage within the sorting domain, followed by covalent anchoring to some some component of the (usually Gram-negative) cell surface. Many PEP-CTERM proteins exhibit an unusual sequence composition that includes large numbers of potential glycosylation sites. Expression of one such protein has been shown restore the ability of a bacterium to form floc, a type of biofilm.) encodes the protein MRAFIYQSITVLLTGIGTLWASSAPAVLISEYQPDIPGLPPLTTQSEFSGVAGMPFRGFLLAIRGEVGSYGLVDRALSIDGTFDSNGIYVFDHRPFLNPTLTVALVDDFTGQAGVTDLDGDDDGIIDNLASISNVRDAIGITDSSDTQNNLTYGQQLGGADFAFTGDEPRLVFRDASVGDWYAINSPDNGQIFNLNGRDIAGDVSFSGDAFSPSIGQINPTAVPEPTSMAGLGSLCVVAVGWFRRRKNTTPVVSSC
- a CDS encoding LON peptidase substrate-binding domain-containing protein, yielding MHDWSDITNLPDDFDQRVRMFPLPELVVFPHAMQPLHIFEPRYCDMLRDALASDHLIAMATVKSGKSIDLKSGKSPVVGPAVEETLCIGRIVSHTELEGDRHNILLVGMKRATMIDEIDTGRTFRTASVDVMDDYYPPANVALRNELKDDLLRAFASIIPQSANVQKNLHDLMAGQMTLGPITDIISYTMPFEVDEKIQLLAEPDVDKRAALLIQYLRSGKIQLHSVSIEEQQEQKSQSVGSMIRANRSDQFPPPFSMN
- a CDS encoding adenine phosphoribosyltransferase, producing MESLRQYVRDIPDFPKPGILFRDITPMLANPEALTAAVDAMAAPFIDAGVEVIAAAEARGFIFAAPLAMKLNAGFVPIRKPGKLPFDMHSFAYELEYGTDELQVHVDGVKKGQRVLLVDDLLATGGTMEACCRLLEKCDAEIVGCSFLIHLEVLGGAARLSPYQVQSVLTYGQDDEEAELSIQNRQPGPSV